A single Triticum dicoccoides isolate Atlit2015 ecotype Zavitan chromosome 2A, WEW_v2.0, whole genome shotgun sequence DNA region contains:
- the LOC119355578 gene encoding uncharacterized protein LOC119355578 isoform X1, with the protein MCREERFMDNEEICKPRHDLKLLELDLFCEMVFPTPRCCCPSVCSAHGYWNYLSPRMKSYNGVLAKAIDMGTSHLVKGIVVCSKAYASQVQRGANVISPQAASGASKTLGRHRWS; encoded by the exons ATGTGCAGGGAGGAACGTTTCATGGACAATGAGGAGATATGCAAACCACGCCATGACCTGAAG CTGCTGGAGCTGGACTTATTTTGTGAAATGGTGTTTCCGACACCACGTTGCTGCTGTCCCTCGGTTTGCTCTGCACACGGGTACTGGAACTACTTGTCGCCAAGGATGAAGAGCTACAACGGTGTGCTCGCCAAGGCCATCGACATGGGCACCAGCCACCTCGTCAAAGGCATCGTCGTGTGCAGCAAGGCCTACGCCAGCCAG GTTCAAAGGGGAGCCAACGTGATTAGTCCTCAAGCAGCCAGCGGCGCGAGCAAAACGCTTGGGCGACACCGGTGGAGCTGA
- the LOC119355578 gene encoding uncharacterized protein LOC119355578 isoform X2, with amino-acid sequence MCREERFMDNEEICKPRHDLKLLELDLFCEMVFPTPRCCCPSVCSAHGYWNYLSPRMKSYNGVLAKAIDMGTSHLVKGIVVCSKAYASQVGSKGSQRD; translated from the exons ATGTGCAGGGAGGAACGTTTCATGGACAATGAGGAGATATGCAAACCACGCCATGACCTGAAG CTGCTGGAGCTGGACTTATTTTGTGAAATGGTGTTTCCGACACCACGTTGCTGCTGTCCCTCGGTTTGCTCTGCACACGGGTACTGGAACTACTTGTCGCCAAGGATGAAGAGCTACAACGGTGTGCTCGCCAAGGCCATCGACATGGGCACCAGCCACCTCGTCAAAGGCATCGTCGTGTGCAGCAAGGCCTACGCCAGCCAGGTAG GTTCAAAGGGGAGCCAACGTGATTAG
- the LOC119355577 gene encoding probable E3 ubiquitin-protein ligase ARI8: MDSEDDMHDANDSADDDFYSGGEAGLAASDDGDADYDFADHDSDDSPELLSHRQQQNYCILSEAGIKQRQEDDINRVSTVLSISKSEACALLRSYNWSVSKVHDEWFVDEERVRKVVGFPEKRIEMPNDRELACGICFENCPHASMSAAACGHPFCSVCWRGYISTAINDGPGCLMLRCPDPSCAAAVGQDMINSLANEEDKEKYGRYLRRSYIEDNRKTKWCPAPGCEYAVEFVVGSGSYDVNCNCSYGFCWNCTEEAHRPVDCATVSKWILKNSAESENMNWILANSKPCPKCKRPIEKNQGCMHITCTPPCKFEFCWLCLGSWSEHGERTGGFYACNRYEAARQEGAYDESERRREMAKNSLERYTHYYERWAANQSSRQKALGDLQSLQNDKLEKLSDIQSQPESQLKFIIEAWLQIVECRRVLKWTYAYGYYLPEHEHAKRQFFEYLQGEAESGLERLHQCAEKELQIYLEAESPSKDFNDFRTKLAGLTSVTRNYFENLVRALETGLNDVGPSTSQSTGIKNTTSKSLGGKSKTGKNRASAAGSKSGSSSRGVDDSNIWTCDQCTYVNPRSAKACQACDHQHR; encoded by the exons atggactCCGAGGACGACATGCACGACGCCAACGACTCAGCGGACGACGACTTCTACAGCGGCGGGGAGGCCGGGCTCGCCGCCAGCGATGACGGCGACGCCGACTACGACTTCGCCGACCACGACTCCGACGACTCCCCCGAGCTCCTCTCTCACCGGCAGCAG CAAAATTACTGCATATTGAGTGAAGCTGGTATAAAGCAGCGGCAAGAGGATGACATAAATAGGGTTTCAACCGTTCTCTCAATTTCAAAGTCGGAAGCATGTGCTCTTCTTCGCAGCTATAACTG GAGTGTTAGTAAGGTGCATGATGAATGGTTCGTTGATGAAGAACGTGTTCGCAAGGTTGTTGGTTTTCCGGAGAAGCGCATTGAAATGCCAAATGACAGAGAA CTGGCATGTGGAATTTGTTTCGAAAATTGCCCCCATGCATCAATGAGTGCTGCCGCATGTGGACATCCTTTCTGTAGTGTATGCTGGAGAG GTTACATTAGCACTGCTATAAATGATGGTCCAGGATGTCTGATGTTGAGATGTCCTGATCCGTCCTGTGCTGCTGCAGTTGGACAAGATATGATTAATTCGCTGGCTAATGAAGAGGATAAGGAAAAGTATGGGCGATATCTTCGCAGATCTTACATTGAGGATAATCGAAAG ACAAAGTGGTGTCCTGCTCCTGGATGTGAATATGCAGTAGAATTTGTTGTGGGCAGTGGCAGCTATGATGTTAATTGCAATTGTTCATATGGGTTCTGTTGGAAT TGCACTGAGGAAGCTCATCGTCCAGTAGACTGTGCCACTGTTTCAAAGTGGATCCTCAAGAACAGCGCAGAGTCTGAGAATATGAATTG GATACTGGCTAACTCAAAGCCTTGCCCTAAGTGCAAGCGGCCTATTGAGAAAAACCAGGGATGCATGCATATCACATGCACACCTCCATGTAAATTTGAGTTTTGCTG GCTGTGTCTTGGTTCATGGTCGGAGCATGGAGAGAGGACTGGTGGATTTTATGCTTGTAACCGTTATGAGGCAGCAAGACAAGAAGGAGCG TATGATGAATCTGAAAGGAGAAGGGAAATGGCGAAGAACTCCCTTGAGAGATATACACATTATTATGAACGATGGGCAGCTAATCAGTCA TCAAGGCAAAAGGCATTAGGAGACCTTCAGAGTCTGCAGAATGACAAG CTTGAAAAGTTAAGTGATATACAAAGTCAACCTGAGTCACAGCTCAAGTTCATCATAGAGGCATGGCTACAG ATTGTTGAGTGTAGGAGGGTATTGAAGTGGACATATGCTTATGGTTATTACCTCCCAGAGCACGAACATGCCAAAAGACAGTTCTTTGAATATCTGCAAG GTGAGGCTGAATCAGGTTTGGAGCGGCTGCATCAGTGTGCAGAGAAAGAACTTCAAATATACCTTGAAGCCGAGTCCCCCTCAAAAGATTTCAATGACTTCCGTACAAAGTTGGCTGGATTAACTAG CGTGACTCGCAATTATTTTGAGAATCTCGTCCGGGCACTGGAGACTGGATTAAATGACGTTGGACCTTCCACTAGCCAAAGCACGGGCATCAAGAACACTACTTCTAAGAGCCTTGGTGGCAAGAGCAAGACTGGCAAGAACAGGGCATCCGCTGCTGGCTCCAAATCAGGCAGCTCCAGCCGTGGTGTGGACGATAGCAACATTTGGACGTGTGATCAGTGTACATATGTAAACCCCAGATCGGCCAAGGCCTGCCAGGCTTGTGACCACCAACACCGATAG